The following proteins are encoded in a genomic region of Stegostoma tigrinum isolate sSteTig4 chromosome 2, sSteTig4.hap1, whole genome shotgun sequence:
- the LOC125460494 gene encoding protein rapunzel-like, which translates to MATDKELEQAAAELKANMDNAKIAMEVFPDRARFATTPGVLKPIFQVAGIILKLALGKRESEELTYMKEQFQIVRNQLDVISDQIKQVLWEIEKSTINNQYFPIEENLKNQFRKYMDILNAAPEFRENEKKEFLTHFDVTKGDQNLHTLFDAVMGYSAIFGKPILETAMKYDQRNRRLMEGLCSRLKELFCIGLIALVGHSTITGTDVEALKREWNEKMAKVENKMKSMIDQCINEFADQAEIDVEALIKNKGERDNKGCATFIIEALAEKYDWVKWSVRVYDPVAGFDNHCVIGPNRFHFFRLNGVNAVVSYAIDPMISLNEVEIRHLMEGKDGWTDAREVAKHVYSNLPSGHVVHTVRRYKDLWLHKNFPNNCHFWETYSGVTLCVHST; encoded by the coding sequence ATGGCCACTGACAAAGAGCTTGAGCAAGCTGCTGCAGAGCTCAAGGCTAACATGGATAATGCAAAGATTGCAATGGAAGTGTTTCCGGACAGAGCGAGGTTTGCGACTACACCTGGTGTCTTAAAACCCATCTTCCAGGTGGCTGGTATTATTCTGAAACTGGCATTAGGGAAACGTGAGAGTGAGGAGCTTACATACATGAAGGAGCAGTTCCAGATAGTCAGGAACCAGCTGGACGTCATTTCAGATCAGATTAAGCAAGTGCTTTGGGAGATAGAGAAAAGTACAATTAATAATCAATACTTCCCCATTGAAGAGAATCTGAAAAACCAGTTCAGGAAGTACATGGACATCCTCAATGCAGCACCGGAATTCCGGGAGAATGAGAAAAAAGAGTTCCTCACACATTTTGATGTGACAAAAGGTGACCAGAACCTTCACACTCTCTTCGATGCAGTGATGGGATATTCTGCCATCTTTGGTAAACCCATTTTGGAAACTGCCATGAAATATGACCAGAGGAATCGGCGTCTAATGGAAGGTCTCTGCTCCCGTCTCAAGGAGCTCTTCTGCATTGGCCTGATTGCCCTGGTGGGTCACTCTACTATCACTGGGACTGATGTAGAGGCATTGAAGAGAGAGTGGAATGAGAAAATGGCCAaagtagaaaataaaatgaaatccatGATAGATCAGTGCATCAATGAGTTTGCTGACCAGGCAGAAATAGATGTTGAGGCTCTTATAAAGAACAAAGGTGAGAGAGATAACAAGGGATGTGCAACATTTATAATTGAGGCTTTAGCAGAGAAATATGACTGGGTTAAATGGTCTGTTCGAGTCTATGACCCTGTTGCTGGCTTTGACAATCATTGTGTCATTGGCCCCAATCGATTTCACTTTTTCAGACTCAATGGGGTTAATGCTGTTGTCTCTTATGCAATTGATCCAATGATTTCACTTAATGAAGTGGAAATCAGGCACTTAATGGAGGGGAAAGATGGCTGGACTGATGCAAGAGAGGTTGCTAAACATGTGTACAGTAACCTTCCCTCTGGGCATGTTGTACACACAGTGAGACGCTACAAGGACTTGTGGCTTCATAAGAACTTTCCAAACAATTGTCATTTCTGGGAAACGTACAGTGGAGTCACTCTGTGTGTCCACTCCACTTAA